Proteins from one Salmonella bongori NCTC 12419 genomic window:
- the mglB gene encoding galactose/glucose ABC transporter substrate-binding protein MglB, translated as MNKKVLTLSAVMASLLFGAHANAADTRIGVTIYKYDDNFMSVVRKAIEKDGKSAPDVQLLMNDSQNDQSKQNDQIDVLLAKGVKALAINLVDPAAAGTVIEKARGQNVPIVFFNKEPSRKALDSYDKAYYVGTDSKESGVIQGDLIAKHWQANQGWDLNKDGKIQYVLLKGEPGHPDAEARTTYVVKELNDKGIQTEQLALDTAMWDTAQAKDKMDAWLSGPNANKIEVVIANNDAMAMGAVEALKAHNKSAIPVFGVDALPEALALVKSGAMAGTVLNDANNQAKATFELAKNLAEGKGAADGTNWKIENKIVRVPYVGVDKDNLSEFTQK; from the coding sequence GTACTGACCCTTTCTGCCGTGATGGCAAGTCTGTTATTCGGCGCGCACGCGAATGCGGCGGATACGCGTATTGGCGTGACGATTTATAAATACGACGATAATTTTATGTCCGTCGTGCGTAAGGCGATTGAAAAAGATGGCAAATCCGCGCCGGATGTTCAGTTGCTGATGAATGACTCGCAAAACGATCAGTCCAAACAGAATGATCAAATTGACGTTTTGCTGGCGAAAGGCGTGAAAGCACTGGCGATTAACCTGGTCGACCCGGCAGCGGCTGGTACCGTGATTGAAAAAGCGCGTGGGCAAAATGTGCCGATAGTGTTCTTTAATAAAGAGCCATCCCGCAAAGCGCTGGACAGCTATGACAAGGCGTATTATGTCGGGACTGACTCTAAAGAATCCGGTGTGATTCAGGGCGACTTAATTGCCAAACACTGGCAGGCGAATCAGGGTTGGGATCTGAATAAAGACGGTAAAATTCAATATGTCCTGTTAAAAGGCGAGCCGGGGCATCCGGATGCGGAAGCCCGTACGACGTATGTGGTGAAAGAGTTAAATGACAAAGGTATTCAGACTGAGCAACTGGCATTAGATACCGCTATGTGGGATACCGCGCAGGCAAAAGATAAGATGGATGCCTGGCTATCTGGTCCGAACGCTAACAAGATTGAAGTGGTTATTGCCAATAACGATGCGATGGCGATGGGCGCGGTAGAAGCGCTGAAAGCGCATAATAAATCGGCGATCCCGGTCTTTGGTGTTGATGCGTTACCGGAAGCCCTGGCGTTGGTGAAATCGGGGGCGATGGCCGGAACGGTGCTGAATGACGCGAACAATCAGGCGAAAGCAACATTCGAACTGGCAAAAAACCTTGCCGAAGGTAAGGGCGCGGCTGATGGCACTAACTGGAAGATTGAGAACAAAATCGTGCGCGTGCCTTATGTCGGCGTGGACAAAGACAATCTGAGCGAATTTACCCAAAAATAA